A window from Thermodesulforhabdaceae bacterium encodes these proteins:
- a CDS encoding response regulator, whose amino-acid sequence MNGKVYILIIDPDEDTQDFFFRALTTQDRLQCFVSSTKEEAQSILNAFSIDLILMDIGIAGPPNFVTLREILSCWSHAVVLLTGSIHQTCHMKDAVSIGAHGYLIKPISLYSLRKIVNSFTKEIATVNIK is encoded by the coding sequence ATGAACGGGAAGGTTTACATTTTAATTATTGATCCTGACGAAGACACTCAGGATTTTTTCTTTAGAGCTCTTACAACTCAGGATCGCCTTCAGTGTTTTGTTTCATCCACAAAAGAAGAAGCCCAAAGTATTCTAAACGCCTTTTCTATCGATCTTATTCTCATGGACATCGGTATAGCAGGACCACCGAATTTTGTAACACTACGAGAGATTCTTTCTTGTTGGAGCCATGCTGTTGTTTTGCTTACTGGTTCCATCCACCAGACCTGTCACATGAAGGATGCAGTCTCAATAGGGGCTCACGGCTACCTGATAAAACCTATCTCATTGTATTCACTGAGAAAAATTGTCAATTCTTTTACTAAAGAAATCGCTACTGTCAACATAAAGTGA